CACGCACAGGAACGGGGCGCGCTTCTGCTCCCCGCGCGCCAGCCGCGCCGCCGCCCGCGCCTCGACGTCGTCCGCGTGCCGCAGGATCTCCGGCCACGCCGCCGGCCGCGGCTTCGCCTCGTGCACCTCGAGGCCGAGTTGCGCGATGTAGGTGCCGCGCAGCCGGTAGTTCGCGGAATACGCCATGAGATTGTCCGTCGACGCGAGACTGTTGGTCGAGATGCGCACGCGCAGCGCCGGATGCCGCTCGCGCATCTCCGCGACCGCGTCCCGCGCCGCCGGACTGAGCACGAGATACGGCGTCTGCATCACGATGCTCTCGTGCGCGCGCTCGATCGTGCGCCGCAGCTCGCGGGTGATGCGCGCCGTGGGTGCGAACCACCCGCGCATCTTGCCCGGCTCGTCGGCGACGAACGTCACGCGTTGCACCGGCCGCATCCGCGCGGCGAAGCGTTCGCGCATCGCCACTGCGTCGTCCGCCTCGCGTTGGAGTTCGCCGAACAACCCGCCGAAATCCCACTCCTCGCGCCGGTCGTAGCGCGGGAATTTTCCCCGCGCGATCTGCGCCGCCACGTCCCGCAACGCCTGGCTCGGCACGGCGTGGCGGTAGGCCCAGAATTCCTCGAACGACGCCCGCGCCGCCGCCACCACCGGTCCGGTCGCGAGCACGTCGCGATCGCGGAAGTTCAGCTCGGTCGAGTGGTCGAAGTAGGTGTTCTCGACGTTGCGGCCGCCGGTGACGAGCGCCGCGCCGTCGACGATCATCACCTTGTTGTGCATCCGCTGGTTCGTGCTGCGGAACGCCAGCGCGCCCGCCGCGAGCTTTTGCCAGAACGCCGGATCGATGCGCGAGAACGCCGGGCGGTAGTGCTTGATCTGGAGGTTCGGATGGACCGTCGCGAGAAACGCGATCGTCGCCGGGTCCTTCTCGGAAAACATCTGGTCGACCAGCAGGCGCACGCGCACGCCGCGCCGCGCGGCCTCGATCAGTTCCCACAGCAGGAGCCGCCCGCACTCGTCGTTGGTCCAGATGAACGTCTGCATCTCGACCGACTCGCGTGCCGCGCGGATCAAGTGAAGGCGCAGCAGCAGCGCGTCGTAGCCGCTTTCGATCCGCAGCAACCGGTTTTCCGCCGCCACCGCGGGCTCTGCCAGCGGCGAATCGCCCAGCTGGCCGGCCGCGGCCAGCGCCACCGCGCCGGCGAGCACGGCGCACAGCGCCAGCCCGAACCGTGACCACGCCCGCGCGCGCC
This portion of the Candidatus Didemnitutus sp. genome encodes:
- a CDS encoding phospholipase D family protein, with amino-acid sequence MMREARRARAWSRFGLALCAVLAGAVALAAAGQLGDSPLAEPAVAAENRLLRIESGYDALLLRLHLIRAARESVEMQTFIWTNDECGRLLLWELIEAARRGVRVRLLVDQMFSEKDPATIAFLATVHPNLQIKHYRPAFSRIDPAFWQKLAAGALAFRSTNQRMHNKVMIVDGAALVTGGRNVENTYFDHSTELNFRDRDVLATGPVVAAARASFEEFWAYRHAVPSQALRDVAAQIARGKFPRYDRREEWDFGGLFGELQREADDAVAMRERFAARMRPVQRVTFVADEPGKMRGWFAPTARITRELRRTIERAHESIVMQTPYLVLSPAARDAVAEMRERHPALRVRISTNSLASTDNLMAYSANYRLRGTYIAQLGLEVHEAKPRPAAWPEILRHADDVEARAAARLARGEQKRAPFLCVHAKSLVVDDAVAFVGSYNLDPRSERLNTEAGLLIEDAEFARALRTEIDRDLRAENSWVVARREIPLGLDKVNGLIGGVLAIGPVDLWPLQNTANFELRPGAVEVPPGHVDFHRSFRDVGAFPGTDGWLSQKEIFTRVLKAVGAPLTPIL